A window from Anoplolepis gracilipes chromosome 15, ASM4749672v1, whole genome shotgun sequence encodes these proteins:
- the LOC140673975 gene encoding fatty acid synthase-like yields the protein MASRSLKLNNESRTQYIIREEVLIDCLCRSKTPSQIKEKSINSNYYISKIKMSAHFEGDIVVTGISGRLPESSNIEEFKENLMKGMDMVSEDERRWPTGTYGVPSRFGKIKDLGNFDASFFKVHAKQARVMDPQLRILLKVTYEALIDAGVNPSNMKGTRTGVFVGVSASDAKILWKNDTNGYGLLGCSTAMFANRISYAFDWIGPSYAMDTACSSSLTALHQAVSAIRTGECDSAIVGGLNLLLHPENTLHFYGLNMLSNDGKCKTFDMTADGYARAEAVVAIYLQKTTDARRVYATVMNTAVNTDGYKPEGITYPNGEIQYLMLREVYSKVAIDPKDVVYVEAHGSGTKIGDPEELAAIDKFFCKDRKIPLLVGSVKSNMGHAEPASGLCSIAKVLIAMETGLIPANLHFTISNPKIPALNEGRIRVVDKTVPWNGGLVGINAFGFGGANSHVILRSNSKAKISSSVPDVVTPLIPKLVTVSGRTKEAIHVLLDKANEHGRDKEFVSLLHAVHSDNISRHKVRGYEILAHDNTREMAEGNYEEKRPIWFVFSGMGCQWPGMGHELLRIETCQRTLRRCADVLKNHDIDLMNIITNGTDEMYENVVVSFVSIVAIQIALVDMLTSIGIRADGIVGHSVGELCCSYADGAFTLEQTILAAYYRGKSVVDSNLEPGAMAVIDLSWEEAKKICPSDIIPACHNSANSVTISGPFISLSKFLEELKSKDIFTKMIKSSGIAFHSKYVAPAESKFRTLLDTIVAKPKRRSDRWISSSIPKAAWNSPLAQFSSTDYHVNNMLSPVLFREAIAHIPDNAITIDIAPHCQLQSILRRSLPPTVTNISLQKRNHTNNLVFLLSNVGKMYMAGAQPDISKLYPPVNFPVSRGTPMIGSLVRWDHSATWQVPTFKHRSAEWSQERIVEIDLSRKTDAYLAGHKIDGKIIFPAAGLILMAWKTFAKFHETDFERLPVILENLEFQRVTFMSEKKAIKFSVNILKETGGFEISETGAVVVSGNIRAVETIDEERLNLPAIPLANKQLLSLNTEDIYKEMRLRGYEYNGIFEGLKFCDNNNTVGELYWFNEWTSYIDNMFQFREFYCARRLVYISRIRHITIDPVLHKRLVDELSKDDGLPVYYYKNVNVIKSGGVEIKGIKPTAPQRLQIQIKPKYERYDFVPYENVHSLILEDAIKEKMHALTVLLQIVCENVTTLRIKAVEVAENRAMESVLAPLILDIFDSEPFFTINMQVAVNSANNYTNFDETNVNINFVTWDRNDAPFVQNAHLIVAADVLSDQTQSCIVLKNLAAALRPGCFILLEETAIRADMKTALKEADLTLAGKQVDSSGKSYLLLRKQRKTRESIVIEIIGKNFLWLENAKAALEKFNSEDQEILFVSQGEASFGLIGFINCLRREIASVRYVFIQDNAPKFDLSAQFYAKQLNKDLIANVLKEGEWGSYRHLPLFAYNNVQVENNGAETCSWFSRTRYSMGHYRRCWLIY from the exons ATGGCTTCCCGttctttaaaacttaataatgAATCACgcacacaatatataatacgcgAAGAGGTATTAATTGATTGTCTTTGCAGATCGAAAACTCCTAGTCAAATAAAGGAGAAGtctattaattctaattattatatatcgaaaatCAAAATGTCTGCACATTTTGAAGGCGACATCGTAGTTACGGGCATTTCAG GCCGTTTGCCTGAATCCTCAAACATTGAGGAATTTAAGGAGAATTTAATGAAAGGAATGGACATGGTGAGCGAGGATGAGCGCCGTTGGCCAACGGGTACGTACGGAGTGCCGTCAAGATTCGGCAAGATCAAGGATCTTGGCAATTTCGATGCCTCCTTCTTCAAGGTACATGCTAAGCAAGCGCGGGTAATGGATCCGCAGCTTCGCATTCTGCTAAAAGTGACGTACGAGGCGTTAATTGACGCCGGAGTCAATCCTTCGAATATGAAAGGAACACGTACCGGCGTATTCGTCGGTGTTTCCGCCTCGGATGCCAAAATTTTGTGGAAAAATGATACCAACG GATATGGCTTGCTTGGATGTAGCACAGCAATGTTCGCCAATAGAATCTCTTACGCTTTTGATTGGATCGGACCTAGTTACGCGATGGATACGGCCTGCTCCTCGTCTTTGACTGCTTTGCATCAAGCGGTTAGCGCGATCCGCACCGGCGAATGCGATTCTGCGATCGTTGGCGGATTGAATCTTTTGCTTCATCCGGAGAATACTCTTCATTTTTATGGCCTGAACATGTTGTCCAATGACGGCAAGTGCAAAACGTTCGACATGACGGCTGACGGTTACGCGAGAGCCGAAGCAGTAGTCGCAATATATCTGCAGAAGACTACGGATGCTCGCAGAGTGTACGCCACAGTGATGAACACGGCGGTAAATACGGACGGCTATAAACCCGAGGGTATCACATATCCAAACGGTGAAATTCAGTATCTGATGTTGCGCGAGGTGTACAGCAAAGTGGCCATCGATCCCAAGGACGTAGTTTACGTGGAGGCGCATGGTAGCGGTACCAAAATCGGCGATCCAGAGGAGCTCGCTGCCATTGATAAATTCTTTTGCAAAGACAGAAAAATACCATTGCTCGTCGGTTCGGTCAAGTCAAACATGGGACACGCCGAACCTGCCAGCGGCTTGTGTTCCATCGCTAAGGTGTTGATTGCGATGGAAACCGGGCTGATTCCGGCAAATCTACATTTTACTATTTCAAATCCAAAAATTCCCGCCCTAAACGAAGGACGTATCCGTGTGGTCGACAAGACCGTTCCTTGGAACGGTGGGCTCGTAGGCATCAATGCGTTTGGCTTCGGCGGCGCCAATTCTCATGTTATTTTACGCAGCAACTCAAAGGCAAAAATATCATCGTCGGTACCAGATGTCGTGACACCGCTGATACCGAAGCTGGTTACCGTGTCGGGTCGTACGAAGGAAGCTATACATGTATTACTGGATAAGGCAAACGAACATGGACGAGACAAGGAGTTTGTGTCTCTACTACATGCCGTGCACAGCGACAACATATCGAGACACAAGGTTCGCGGCTACGAGATACTTGCTCATGACAACACGCGCGAAATGGCCGAAGGGAATTATGAAGAGAAACGTCCCATTTGGTTTGTATTTTCCGGCATGGGCTGTCAATGGCCGGGCATGGGCCACGAACTGCTTCGCATTGAAACTTGCCAACGCACTTTACGACGATGCGCGGACGTTTTGAAGAATCACGACATTGAcctaatgaatattattacaaacggTACCGACGAGATGTACGAAAACGTGGTAGTTTCTTTTGTATCGATCGTAGCCATTCAGATTGCTCTTGTCGACATGTTGACATCCATAGGCATACGAGCGGACGGTATAGTTGGACACTCTGTTGGTGAATTGTGCTGCTCTTACGCCGATGGTGCGTTTACGCTGGAGCAAACTATCTTGGCAGCCTACTATAGAGGCAAGTCGGTCGTAGACTCCAACTTGGAACCAGGTGCTATGGCGGTGATCGATTTGAGTTGGGAGGAAGCCAAGAAGATATGTCCGTCCGACATTATTCCAGCCTGTCACAATTCCGCGAATTCGGTCACTATTTCAGGCCCATTCATATCTCTAAGTAAGTTTCTAGAGGAATTGAAgagcaaagatatttttaccaAGATGATCAAGTCCTCCGGCATCGCCTTCCACAGTAAGTACGTTGCCCCGGCCGAATCTAAATTCCGCACCTTACTCGACACGATCGTGGCAAAACCAAAGCGGAGATCTGACAGATGGATCTCCAGTTCGATACCCAAGGCCGCGTGGAACAGTCCGCTCGCACAGTTCAGCTCCACGGACTATCACGTGAATAATATGCTGTCGCCCGTGCTGTTTCGGGAAGCGATCGCGCACATCCCGGATAACGCGATAACCATCGATATTGCGCCGCATTGCCAGCTGCAGAGCATCCTGCGTAGATCGCTACCACCGACAGTAACCAACATCAGCCTTCAAAAGCGAAATCACACGAATAATTTGGTCTTCCTGTTGTCTAATGTGGGAAAAATGTACATGGCCGGCGCGCAACCCGATATCTCCAAACTATATCCACCGGTGAATTTTCCCGTAAGTCGTGGAACACCGATGATCGGATCTTTGGTCAGATGGGACCATTCCGCTACGTGGCAAGTGCCCACTTTCAAACACAGGTCGGCAGAATGGTCGCAAGAGCGCATTGTGGAAATAGATTTATCGAGGAAGACAGACGCTTATCTCGCGGGACATAAAATTGatggaaaaattatctttccaGCTGCCGGCCTTATACTGATGGCTTGGAAAACTTTCGCTAAATTTCACGAGACCGATTTCGAACGATTACCAGTAATCTTGGAGAATTTAGAATTTCAACGCGTTACCTTTATGTCGGAAAAGaaagcgattaaattttccgtaaATATCTTGAAAGAAACGGGTGGCTTCGAAATAAGTGAAACTGGTGCGGTCGTTGTCAGTGGAAACATCCGTGCTGTCGAGACGATCGATGAAGAGCGATTGAATTTGCCAGCGATTCCGCTCGCCAACAAGCAACTATTATCGTTAAATACCGAGGATATTTATAAGGAAATGAGACTGCGCGGATATGAATATAACGGTATTTTTGAAGGACTAAAGTTCTGTGATAACAATAATACGGTGGGCGAATTATACTGGTTCAACGAGTGGACCTCGTATATAGATAACATGTTTCAGTTTAGAGAATTCTATTGCGCCCGAAGACTagtatatatatcaagaatcCGACATATTACGATCGATCCTGTTCTTCATAAACGATTGGTCGACGAGTTATCAAAGGATGATGGATTGCCGGTATATTACTATAAGAATGTCAATGTTATTAAATCGGGTGGTGTCGAAATCAAGGGTATAAAACCTACCGCACCTCAGCGACTACAAATTCAAATCAAACCCAAGTACGAACGTTACGATTTTGTGCCTTATGAAAATGTGCACAGTTTAATCTTGGAAGACGCGATAAAAGAGAAGATGCACGCGCTAACTGTGCTCTTGCAAATTGTCTGCGAGAATGTAACAACATTGAGAATCAAAGCCGTGGAAGTCGCGGAAAATCGAGCCATGGAAAGTGTCTTGGCGCCGCTTATACTTGATATTTTCGATAGCGAACCCTTCTTCACC ATAAACATGCAAGTAGCTGTCAATTCTGCCAACAATTACACAAATTTCGATgaaacaaatgtaaatattaactttGTGACGTGGGACAGAAATGATGCACCATTTGTTCAGAATGCGCACCTCATTGTAGCGGCGGACGTTCTGTCTGATCAGACTCAATCTTGCATCGTTCTCAAAAATCTGGCGGCTGCTTTAAGACCCGGTTGCTTTATTCTTTTGGAGGAGACTGCTATACGAGCCGACATGAAGACCGCGCTAAAAGAAGCAGATTTGACGTTGGCTGGAAAACAAGTCGACTCTTCGGGAAAGAGTTATCTTTTGCTGAGAAAGCAAAGGAAGACGAGAGAATCAATTGTAATAGAAATCAtaggaaaaaatttcttatggtTAGAGAATGCAAAAGCAGCATTGGAAAAATTCAATAGCGAAGATCAAGAAATACTTTTTGTATCGCAAGGCGAAGCGTCATTTG GTCTGATCGGATTCATAAACTGCCTGCGTCGCGAGATTGCAAGCGTACGTTACGTCTTCATCCAGGATAACGCTCCGAAATTTGATTTATCTGCACAATTTTAcgcaaaacaattaaataaggATTTAATAGCTAATGTATTAAAGGAAGGTGAGTGGGGGAGTTATCGGCATTTGCCATTATTCGCATATAACAACGTGCAAGTGGAGAATAATGGAGCAGAGACGTGCAGCTGGTTTTCCCGCACTCGCTATTCAATGGGGCATTATCGGAGATGTTGGCTTATATATTG A